The genomic stretch GTGAACCGTCCCTTTGTAATTCCATAGAAGTAGATACACTAGCAGGAGAATCTTGAATACCCTGTATCTCCTGACCATTTGTATGAGGGAAAGAGTTTTTATCACTAGAAGTTAAATCAAGTGCAcataatgaattatttgcaTCATGATAAGTACTTCTGATATTCTTATCAACAATTATTTCTATAATATGTGTTTTACAAGTACTTTCTTCAATATAAGATGTTTCACTACCTACCTCATTGCAAGATGTTTCACCAGCAACTACCTGACGAGAGTCACACTTACAGTGATTATTACTGCATGAGTCCTTATCCTGTTTAGCTTCAACATTCGAAACTGCACTATCAACACCTTTACTTTCACTGGATGCATTATTAGCAGCTTTAGTAACATCAAGTTCACTATGAGAAGCATTTTCAATATTACTTTTAACACTAGGTGTATGGTCAGATGATGCAGTATTAACCCCCACGTCAGCAGTACCTACAGAAGAAAGGGATATCATAAAATCATCTGCTCTATCAGTAACTATAAGAGGGGAACTTCTATCACCAGGTTTTCCACTAATAGAAGTTTCCGCAGCACGATATTCTGTGGTAGAAAACACAGCAACATCTTTATCAACGGAGAGATGATCTTCATCGGTTTGACTGCCAACAGCTTGCCAACCATGCGCATTACCATTTATGGGTTGACTATTATGTGTATTGCTTTGAAGAGCTTTTGTTTCTGAAGTTATTATTTTGGGGTCTTTTTCATTCGGTTGCGATGTTCCTTCACccgcttttccttttggttCTTTTACTTCTTTTACACAGTCTTGATTTGTTTCGCAGGATATTTTTGTACCGTCTATTAATTCATTAGATTTTTTATCTTGTGGTAAGATGTAATTACTACTAGTATTTGCACTACATATTCGATAAAAACGgtttatttgttcatcaaCATCTAAGTTAAGATCTAGAAACCATTTAGTATAACACTCTTTAAGTTTctgattttcttcctttatatATCTAGttaatttttcacattcGTCCTTGAAATCTGCATGATTCTTTCCTtcaaattcttcatttttaccttGAATCTCCTCTACAATTTCAGAATATAAACTGAAACACTTATCTGAGTCCAATGTTTGGTTTATATTATCAAATTTAACGGTTACGGTCCCCACTGTTTGTTCATTACGTGTTATCAtggtaccttttttatatttcttttaacaattaaattggGATAATAATTGATGCATACACGTAGACACATTTGCAATGTagaatttaatattttattatgatgACCTTGGCTTGTTGCGTTTatacaaacaaatataaCAGTACTATCATATGAtatagggtttagggtttcaggttttacatatattcatt from Plasmodium cynomolgi strain B DNA, scaffold: 0419, whole genome shotgun sequence encodes the following:
- a CDS encoding CYIR protein (putative;~vir-type antigen); its protein translation is MITRNEQTVGTVTVKFDNINQTLDSDKCFSLYSEIVEEIQGKNEEFEGKNHADFKDECEKLTRYIKEENQKLKECYTKWFLDLNLDVDEQINRFYRICSANTSSNYILPQDKKSNELIDGTKISCETNQDCVKEVKEPKGKAGEGTSQPNEKDPKIITSETKALQSNTHNSQPINGTADVGVNTASSDHTPSVKSNIENASHSELDVTKAANNASSESKGVDSAVSNVEAKQDKDSCSNNHCKRYRVFKILLLVYLLLWNYKGTVHLNVKRALDKKHLI